A part of Bacteroidia bacterium genomic DNA contains:
- a CDS encoding hemolysin family protein, whose protein sequence is MELFLAILMLVFSFFFSGIEIAFISANRLKIELKTVQGDRAGEILSNFNKKTSEVLITILIGNNLALVVFTIMMEKLSAPGMETYLGIDPENSYLIYTFLQAIISTIIVLVLAEYIPKAIFRRNSDQIVFPSAYVLYFFYVLLRIPVWAVNIVSKILLQIFFRHRTDDKIVELDKKDLDEYIQEIIATSESLPVPDLDTEMLTNALALKETKARECMIPRTEIVATSIHTSFDELVDLFLETGLSKIIIHGDNLDDIKGFVHSNGLFRKPDSIETIIQPVLIVPETMPANVLLAELTENKRSVAIVVDEFGGTSGMVTMEDLVEEVFGEIEDEHDDPEDEEPEEDMVIVEEKDGSYIIGARNEIYELNEKLELNLPEEEYYTTLGGMIMHISEKIPAQDEVVEIHGYNITILNATQNRIIAVKLQKRNFGE, encoded by the coding sequence ATGGAACTGTTTTTGGCCATACTCATGCTGGTGTTTTCTTTCTTTTTTTCAGGAATAGAAATCGCCTTTATTTCAGCCAACCGGTTGAAGATCGAGTTAAAAACTGTACAGGGAGACCGCGCCGGGGAAATCCTGTCCAATTTCAATAAAAAAACCTCAGAGGTATTGATCACGATCCTCATCGGCAACAACCTCGCGCTGGTGGTATTTACTATCATGATGGAAAAACTTTCGGCGCCCGGTATGGAAACTTACCTGGGGATTGATCCCGAAAATTCATACCTGATTTACACTTTCCTTCAGGCAATCATTTCGACGATTATCGTTTTGGTTCTGGCCGAATATATTCCCAAAGCCATTTTCCGACGCAACTCAGACCAGATTGTATTTCCTTCTGCATATGTGCTTTATTTTTTCTACGTCCTGCTGCGAATACCCGTCTGGGCAGTAAATATCGTCTCAAAAATATTACTCCAGATTTTTTTCCGGCACAGAACCGATGACAAAATCGTCGAACTGGACAAAAAAGATCTGGACGAATATATTCAGGAGATCATCGCAACCAGTGAGTCACTGCCTGTACCCGATCTGGATACAGAAATGCTCACCAATGCACTCGCGCTGAAAGAAACCAAAGCCCGCGAGTGTATGATTCCCCGAACAGAAATTGTGGCTACCTCGATCCATACAAGTTTTGACGAGCTTGTGGATCTGTTTCTGGAAACGGGTCTGTCAAAAATTATTATTCACGGCGATAATCTCGACGATATCAAAGGATTTGTCCATTCCAACGGCCTTTTCCGAAAACCCGATAGCATTGAAACCATTATTCAGCCGGTATTGATCGTACCGGAAACCATGCCAGCCAATGTCCTGCTCGCCGAGCTTACTGAAAACAAAAGAAGTGTGGCCATTGTCGTGGATGAATTTGGCGGAACATCGGGGATGGTGACAATGGAAGATCTGGTCGAAGAGGTGTTTGGAGAAATCGAAGACGAACACGATGACCCGGAAGACGAAGAACCCGAAGAAGATATGGTCATTGTCGAGGAAAAGGATGGATCGTATATCATCGGAGCCAGAAATGAAATATACGAACTCAATGAAAAGCTGGAACTTAACCTTCCGGAAGAAGAATATTATACAACGCTGGGCGGGATGATCATGCATATTTCAGAAAAAATACCCGCTCAGGACGAGGTTGTAGAGATTCATGGGTACAATATTACCATCCTGAATGCGACTCAAAACCGAATTATCGCTGTAAAACTGCAAAAAAGAAATTTCGGTGAATAA
- a CDS encoding LapA family protein, which yields MTMIFMATEYDNLPTSTVGLLMFAIFLFSFMFVFRRRQRIRVDEYMEEERRKLEAELEEEDK from the coding sequence ATGACAATGATATTTATGGCCACAGAATATGACAATCTCCCCACCAGCACGGTAGGACTATTGATGTTTGCGATATTTCTGTTTTCTTTTATGTTTGTCTTTCGCCGCCGGCAGCGGATTCGCGTGGATGAGTATATGGAAGAAGAACGACGCAAACTGGAAGCGGAACTCGAAGAAGAAGATAAGTGA
- the lptC gene encoding LPS export ABC transporter periplasmic protein LptC has protein sequence MRLFLCAYIMCLLAACSSENSFEGKIPFQDSMEGMKSEAFGVEYYFSDSARVTARLSAGHLIEKEEGEDPHFYIVQYMDNGVEINFLNSDGLTTSKINSESGIYNKEQGMAELDGSVVLLNGKGEKLETEQLFWDERKDSIYTTKFVRIETPERIITGDHGMRANSEFTAWTILESRGELTIDDE, from the coding sequence ATGCGTTTATTTCTCTGTGCGTATATCATGTGTCTGCTGGCCGCCTGTTCTTCCGAAAATTCATTCGAAGGAAAAATTCCCTTTCAGGATTCTATGGAGGGAATGAAGTCAGAAGCATTTGGGGTGGAATATTATTTCTCTGATTCGGCCAGGGTTACGGCAAGACTATCTGCCGGACATTTGATCGAAAAAGAAGAAGGTGAAGACCCACACTTTTACATTGTTCAATATATGGACAACGGCGTGGAAATCAATTTTCTCAACTCCGATGGCCTGACTACCAGCAAAATCAACTCAGAGTCAGGCATATATAATAAGGAACAAGGTATGGCTGAACTTGACGGCTCGGTTGTCCTGCTCAATGGAAAGGGTGAAAAACTTGAAACAGAACAATTGTTTTGGGATGAACGCAAGGATTCCATTTATACCACTAAATTTGTACGGATCGAAACTCCTGAGCGGATCATTACGGGAGATCATGGGATGCGTGCCAATTCGGAGTTTACGGCATGGACCATCCTCGAATCCCGGGGAGAACTTACGATTGACGATGAATAG
- the ppk1 gene encoding polyphosphate kinase 1: protein MVKQLKDTGHYFNRELSWLRFNDRVLEEAADVSHPLLERLKFIAIFSSNLDEFFMIRVAGLKEQLAAGVRDIAADGLTPEEILFHISDQVHRAVALQYTLLDEDILPKLHKKGIRLRNIANLRKNQKAELQKYFREQVYPVLTPLAVDPTHPFPQLKGLGLNLLVEVRKPYHNESKVAVVHIPSTLPRFIPLDNESGKTDFVLIEDLIREHVGQLFPNMKVLNVSEFRITRNADLDLSEAEADDLLKLIERELRKRRAGTLIRLEVSHEMTEENRKFLKNVTRLLEADVYDVPSFLDLSAFMAFLSLGHNDLKDPPFSPALSHRFVHDRNVFETISQGDILLHHPYDSFNHVVDFIQEAAEDPQVLAIKQTLYRTSGNSPIVQALKMAVNNGKQVTALIELKARFDEQNNIEWAKELDRSGVNVVYGVLGLKTHCKICMVVRQEGPKIRRYLHLGTGNYNATTARIYTDLSLMTCDEAMGEDASGLFNLLTGYSMQKKWNKFLVAPLTLRDDMLRLIRECTNKHSDTNPSKIIIVMNSLVDPEMIQALYQASVKGIKVELIVRGICCLRPGVKGISENIRVKSIVGRFLEHSRIFYFKHSGESQIYLGSADLMQRNLNRRVELLFPVEDAQTKVRVRSILQYLINDEVKSRYLTPDGDYVRSKSRGGFDVQQFLLDQSQEKHKGIDTIGG from the coding sequence ATGGTGAAACAGTTAAAAGATACCGGACATTATTTTAACCGTGAACTAAGCTGGCTGAGGTTTAATGATCGGGTGCTGGAAGAAGCTGCGGATGTGTCTCATCCCTTGCTGGAGCGGTTGAAGTTTATTGCGATTTTTAGCTCCAATCTGGATGAATTTTTTATGATTCGCGTGGCGGGACTTAAAGAGCAGCTTGCCGCCGGGGTACGGGATATTGCTGCGGATGGTCTGACGCCCGAAGAAATTCTTTTTCACATTTCGGATCAGGTTCACCGGGCAGTTGCTTTACAGTACACGTTGCTGGACGAAGATATTCTCCCCAAACTCCACAAAAAAGGCATCCGGCTTCGCAACATAGCCAACCTCCGTAAAAATCAGAAAGCCGAGCTTCAGAAATATTTTCGGGAGCAGGTATATCCGGTGCTGACTCCATTGGCGGTAGATCCCACCCATCCTTTTCCTCAACTTAAAGGATTGGGGCTTAATCTTCTGGTAGAAGTTCGGAAGCCGTATCATAATGAGAGCAAAGTAGCGGTTGTGCATATTCCCTCTACCTTACCGCGTTTTATTCCTCTCGATAATGAGTCGGGGAAAACGGACTTTGTGCTGATTGAAGATCTGATACGCGAACATGTAGGGCAGTTGTTTCCCAATATGAAGGTGTTGAATGTATCGGAGTTTCGCATTACCCGCAATGCCGACCTGGATCTTTCCGAGGCGGAGGCCGATGATTTGCTCAAACTGATCGAACGGGAGTTGCGAAAACGAAGGGCAGGGACATTGATCCGGCTGGAGGTGAGCCATGAAATGACGGAGGAAAACCGCAAATTTTTAAAAAACGTAACCCGTCTGCTGGAAGCAGACGTTTATGACGTTCCCTCATTCCTCGACCTTTCGGCTTTTATGGCTTTTCTTTCACTTGGGCACAATGACCTGAAGGACCCACCTTTTTCCCCGGCACTTAGCCACAGGTTTGTGCATGACCGCAATGTGTTTGAAACCATTTCCCAGGGGGATATCCTGCTTCACCACCCGTATGACAGTTTCAACCATGTGGTAGATTTTATACAGGAAGCTGCCGAAGACCCGCAGGTGCTGGCGATCAAGCAGACGTTGTACCGCACCAGTGGCAACTCACCGATTGTGCAGGCATTAAAAATGGCTGTCAACAACGGCAAACAGGTTACCGCGCTGATCGAGCTGAAAGCCAGATTCGACGAGCAAAACAATATTGAATGGGCGAAGGAGCTGGATCGTTCCGGGGTAAATGTGGTGTATGGGGTTTTGGGCCTGAAGACCCATTGCAAGATATGTATGGTTGTGCGGCAGGAAGGACCCAAAATCCGCAGATACCTTCATCTGGGTACAGGCAACTACAATGCGACTACGGCGCGGATATACACAGACCTTTCGCTCATGACCTGCGATGAAGCGATGGGCGAAGATGCTTCGGGGCTTTTTAACCTGTTGACAGGGTATTCGATGCAAAAGAAATGGAATAAATTTCTGGTGGCTCCGCTTACCTTGAGAGATGATATGCTTCGACTCATACGGGAGTGTACCAATAAACATTCGGATACCAATCCTTCTAAAATCATCATTGTGATGAACTCTCTGGTTGACCCGGAGATGATTCAGGCCTTGTACCAGGCGTCGGTGAAGGGTATAAAAGTCGAGTTGATCGTCAGGGGAATATGTTGTCTTCGTCCGGGGGTAAAGGGGATAAGTGAGAATATTCGGGTGAAAAGTATTGTAGGCAGATTTTTGGAGCATTCGCGAATATTCTATTTCAAACACAGCGGCGAGTCGCAGATTTACCTCGGCAGCGCCGACCTGATGCAGCGAAATCTCAACCGAAGGGTAGAACTGCTGTTTCCCGTCGAAGATGCGCAGACAAAAGTACGGGTAAGGAGTATTTTACAATATTTGATCAACGATGAAGTAAAATCCCGGTATCTGACACCGGATGGCGACTATGTCCGAAGCAAGTCCCGTGGCGGGTTTGATGTGCAGCAGTTTTTGCTCGACCAGTCGCAGGAAAAACATAAGGGCATTGATACGATTGGGGGGTGA
- a CDS encoding nitroreductase translates to MPIQSLFNTEAVSRLIRTRRSIFPRQYSGEVIPRESIELMLENAHWAPNHGHTEPWFFKVFTGEGLKNLGEAHSGMYKTQTPEDKFTPVKYDKLRNNPLKCSHIIAICMRAGTNPKIPETEEIAAVAAAVQNMHLTATALGIGGYWSSGGATYTDEMKTWLGLSPTDKCLGFFYLGVPTGEWPEGLRKTTWQEKVEWVE, encoded by the coding sequence ATGCCGATACAATCTCTTTTCAACACAGAGGCCGTCTCCCGGCTGATCCGCACCCGCCGATCCATTTTCCCGCGGCAGTACTCCGGGGAAGTGATTCCACGGGAATCCATCGAATTAATGCTGGAAAACGCCCATTGGGCACCCAATCACGGGCATACAGAACCCTGGTTTTTTAAGGTATTTACGGGAGAAGGGCTGAAAAATCTGGGGGAGGCGCATTCGGGAATGTATAAAACCCAGACTCCCGAAGACAAATTCACCCCGGTCAAATACGACAAGCTGCGCAACAATCCCTTGAAGTGCTCCCATATCATTGCGATCTGCATGCGGGCAGGTACAAATCCCAAGATACCCGAGACCGAAGAAATTGCCGCTGTCGCGGCTGCCGTTCAGAATATGCATCTGACTGCTACTGCCCTGGGCATCGGGGGCTACTGGAGCAGTGGCGGAGCGACTTATACCGACGAAATGAAAACCTGGCTGGGCTTATCCCCTACTGACAAATGTTTGGGATTTTTTTATCTGGGTGTACCTACCGGCGAATGGCCCGAAGGCCTCAGGAAAACTACGTGGCAGGAGAAGGTGGAGTGGGTGGAGTGA
- a CDS encoding putative DNA binding domain-containing protein, producing the protein MDASELMRLISNGETSVVQFKENIKNEHSVAQEMVAFSNSKGGRILIGVNDKTWDITGLSALDLRRLTDLLVNAANEHVKSPIFIETETVDVDGKKVMVVSVPEGTDKPYKDKDGIIFLKNGANKRKVTSNEELARLLQSSGNLYAEERIIPHSTYEDIDWNKFKAFYEETYKEPCEKPYLDRYLQNLRLGANGKLNLAGALLFTDKPQKTITGFFITAIWFWGNNHWEEKYRSSENLQGTLSEQYRKGYDFVLSKLQKVQAGQSFNSIGKSEIPEIVIQELLANALIHRDYFIQDTIKLFVFENRIEIKSPGKLPNNLTEAQIRRGIRKKRNNILDSFAPQLLNYRGAGSGILRALEAWPQIDFINDIEAEQFTVIIHRTQSA; encoded by the coding sequence ATGGATGCATCGGAATTGATGAGACTGATAAGCAACGGAGAAACAAGTGTTGTGCAGTTCAAAGAAAATATTAAAAATGAACATAGTGTGGCTCAGGAGATGGTTGCTTTTTCAAATAGCAAAGGTGGCAGGATACTTATTGGGGTAAATGATAAAACATGGGATATTACTGGACTCTCTGCATTAGATTTAAGGCGTCTCACAGACCTGCTTGTGAATGCAGCTAATGAGCATGTCAAAAGTCCGATCTTCATAGAAACCGAAACAGTCGATGTTGATGGTAAAAAAGTAATGGTCGTATCTGTTCCGGAAGGCACAGATAAGCCCTACAAAGATAAGGATGGAATTATTTTCCTGAAAAATGGAGCGAACAAAAGGAAGGTGACCAGCAATGAAGAGTTGGCGCGTTTGCTTCAGAGCAGTGGTAACTTATACGCAGAAGAACGTATCATTCCCCACAGTACTTATGAAGATATTGACTGGAATAAGTTTAAGGCTTTTTATGAAGAAACTTATAAGGAACCTTGCGAAAAACCATATCTGGACAGGTATCTTCAAAATCTCAGATTGGGAGCGAATGGCAAACTCAACTTAGCGGGTGCCTTATTATTTACAGATAAACCTCAAAAAACTATAACAGGCTTTTTTATTACAGCTATCTGGTTTTGGGGAAATAATCATTGGGAAGAAAAATACCGAAGCAGTGAAAATCTGCAAGGTACACTGAGTGAGCAGTACAGGAAAGGGTATGACTTTGTGTTATCTAAATTGCAAAAAGTTCAGGCTGGACAATCCTTTAATAGTATCGGTAAATCTGAGATACCCGAAATTGTCATTCAGGAATTGCTTGCCAATGCCTTGATTCATCGCGATTATTTCATTCAGGATACAATTAAACTGTTTGTATTTGAAAACAGAATAGAAATAAAAAGCCCCGGCAAATTACCCAATAACCTTACCGAAGCTCAAATTCGTAGAGGAATCAGGAAAAAGCGCAATAATATTTTAGACTCTTTCGCCCCCCAACTACTCAATTACAGAGGTGCTGGTAGTGGGATTCTTCGTGCACTTGAAGCCTGGCCGCAGATAGATTTTATCAATGATATAGAAGCTGAACAGTTTACCGTCATTATTCACAGAACACAGTCAGCCTGA
- a CDS encoding UPF0175 family protein: MTTVTIKIPENLHINSFEVGMLVATRLFEQGRLSSGQCAEMVGLSKRAFLELLGKYGVSVFGYDFEELENDLKNV, from the coding sequence ATGACTACAGTGACAATAAAAATACCAGAAAACCTTCACATCAATTCGTTTGAGGTGGGAATGTTAGTCGCGACAAGACTTTTTGAGCAGGGAAGGTTGTCTTCAGGGCAATGTGCTGAAATGGTTGGTTTATCAAAGCGCGCATTTTTGGAATTGTTGGGAAAATATGGGGTATCAGTATTTGGATATGACTTTGAAGAATTAGAAAATGATTTAAAAAATGTATAA
- a CDS encoding DUF695 domain-containing protein: protein MATPLFIDDQSEWDFYFCTIEDKPASIMLDLALIHTAPLSGKNEFLQVAINLNFPNEHGLTNPAEAEILYLMEDQLAEHIAATLGGIYAGRNTTGGQRIFYFYCNSSIDYERIVDEALEGFSTHTYSSRAQKDSDWSFYLQFLYPSQLEYQSILNRRVIDNLKKEGDDLSDPREIEHYLYFPTRELREAFEEKAESENFRIISRNYDSGETENPYGLVIAREDKIDPQIMDEIVMFLVLKSAEEKGEYDGWGTGLSISA from the coding sequence ATGGCGACTCCTTTGTTTATAGATGACCAGAGTGAATGGGACTTTTACTTCTGCACGATAGAAGATAAACCCGCATCCATCATGCTTGACCTTGCACTTATTCATACGGCTCCCCTGTCTGGAAAAAACGAATTCCTCCAGGTTGCAATAAACCTCAATTTCCCCAATGAGCATGGCCTTACCAATCCTGCGGAAGCGGAGATCCTCTATCTGATGGAAGATCAGCTGGCAGAGCATATTGCTGCAACATTAGGGGGGATTTATGCGGGAAGAAATACAACCGGAGGCCAACGGATATTTTATTTCTACTGCAATTCATCCATTGATTATGAGCGTATTGTGGATGAAGCCTTGGAAGGATTTTCAACCCATACTTATTCCAGCAGGGCTCAGAAGGATTCTGACTGGTCTTTTTATTTACAGTTTCTATATCCTTCCCAACTGGAATACCAGTCTATCCTCAACCGCAGGGTCATTGACAATTTGAAAAAGGAAGGGGATGACCTTTCTGATCCAAGAGAAATTGAACACTATCTGTATTTCCCGACACGTGAGCTGAGAGAGGCATTTGAAGAAAAAGCCGAATCGGAAAACTTTCGTATCATCAGCCGTAATTACGATTCCGGAGAAACCGAAAACCCCTACGGTCTGGTAATTGCCCGGGAAGATAAGATTGATCCTCAAATCATGGACGAGATTGTCATGTTTCTGGTGCTCAAGTCTGCTGAGGAAAAAGGCGAATACGATGGGTGGGGAACCGGCTTGTCTATTTCTGCCTGA
- a CDS encoding Nramp family divalent metal transporter produces the protein MKPQSRKPLSGILFWSVISAAFIGPGTVTTAAKAGAEFGTSLIWALTFSTIATIFLQEAAARVSIASGKNLGEAIALKFQQHATRWIRYFVGISVIFGCAAYQAGNILGAVSGTSLLFGGNPKIPTLLIGFICGAVLWAGKPETISRLLGVVVAAMGLVFIAVAIRSGIPAGKWITGAVVPTFPQGSGLLTIGLIGTTIVPYNLFLGSGIGKEQEIHAMRKGLIPAVMIGGAISIAILIAGTRLSDAFSFEALGEMLRRETGSWASIFFGIGLFAAGFTSAVTAPLASAITAQSLFGSGNPHWAPGSRNYRIVWIFVWATGMLFGLSGIKPIPAIILAQALNGLLLPFIAIFLLLVVNDARFMPEKSRNKLPANLVLTLIVAITLLLGAMNLWRAIQSV, from the coding sequence ATGAAACCCCAATCCCGCAAACCCCTATCCGGTATTCTTTTTTGGTCCGTGATATCTGCGGCGTTTATCGGGCCGGGGACCGTAACTACTGCGGCAAAAGCAGGCGCAGAGTTTGGCACAAGTCTTATTTGGGCGCTGACATTTTCGACCATTGCAACTATTTTTCTACAGGAAGCCGCAGCAAGGGTTTCTATTGCTTCAGGCAAAAATCTCGGTGAAGCGATTGCATTAAAATTTCAGCAACATGCTACCCGGTGGATCCGCTATTTTGTGGGGATATCAGTAATTTTTGGCTGCGCGGCCTATCAGGCCGGCAATATCCTCGGCGCTGTGTCCGGAACATCTTTGCTGTTTGGCGGGAATCCAAAGATCCCAACACTCCTCATAGGCTTTATTTGCGGGGCCGTCCTTTGGGCGGGAAAACCCGAAACGATTTCCCGGCTCCTCGGAGTTGTCGTAGCGGCGATGGGACTGGTATTTATTGCTGTGGCGATTCGCTCCGGAATTCCCGCCGGTAAGTGGATCACCGGTGCGGTTGTGCCCACTTTCCCTCAAGGATCAGGGCTATTGACCATTGGGCTGATCGGAACGACTATCGTCCCTTATAATCTATTTCTCGGCTCGGGAATAGGCAAAGAGCAGGAGATCCATGCCATGCGCAAAGGACTGATTCCGGCAGTCATGATCGGCGGGGCAATTTCTATTGCCATTTTGATTGCCGGAACCCGGCTGTCCGACGCATTCAGTTTTGAAGCATTAGGAGAAATGTTGCGCAGGGAAACAGGCAGTTGGGCTTCCATATTTTTCGGGATTGGTTTATTTGCCGCAGGTTTTACTTCGGCAGTTACGGCGCCTTTAGCCTCCGCGATTACTGCACAAAGTCTGTTTGGCAGCGGAAACCCCCATTGGGCTCCCGGTTCCCGCAACTACCGGATCGTGTGGATCTTTGTATGGGCCACGGGCATGTTATTTGGGCTTTCGGGCATAAAACCCATCCCCGCAATCATTCTTGCGCAGGCGCTCAATGGCTTGCTGCTTCCATTCATTGCGATATTTCTGCTGCTGGTAGTCAACGACGCCAGGTTTATGCCCGAAAAGTCGAGAAATAAACTGCCCGCCAATCTGGTGCTTACCCTGATTGTGGCCATTACCTTATTGTTAGGTGCGATGAACTTATGGCGGGCGATTCAGTCGGTGTGA
- a CDS encoding adenylate/guanylate cyclase domain-containing protein, which translates to MNVRLFCLLILLTAASVFQLQGRANLDEIKQGLASAPDNEAKISLLIDASRDVNQDHPEEALSFATEALTLAQKLRSKEGVVLAYSNIGLVYMNQDKYTLARDNLEKAIDLKSKLVKEKPSWKASMAKDYRLIGICYEKQNQLEKALDNLQKGVSLALEAKEMEEIAMGYNSIGEVNIAMENYQGALMAFNRSLPIARQTNNRKMVNIIEKNQATSYTLLRNYMEKQAVKLELEEFEEEIETIKDSLEKEQEATQLVVSEKQLLEMKNAQTEAELKAAGSEIEARDAALEAKKAAEQNYLIGAIGGVVVFLMIIIGLISRSRAKSRHAREIKAEKEKADNLLLNILPEKVAKELLTTGKVVPVNHDQVTILFTDFKNFTSIASKMTPEELVKELETAFSAFDEIIEKHKLYKIKTIGDAYMAAGNLTTSDPDHALNAVKAGLEMQEFMDRWIGRKKRRGEDVWELRVGIHTGQVIAGVIGQQRFAYDIWGDAVNTASRMETSGEAGKVNISAETYSRIKAFGEFEEKRTEIVKNKGVVDMYFVKDIISKTPKQPLPAEVTPKVKKRWF; encoded by the coding sequence ATGAATGTGCGTTTATTCTGCTTACTGATCCTCCTGACCGCCGCGAGCGTTTTCCAACTTCAGGGACGAGCCAACCTTGACGAAATCAAGCAAGGCCTCGCTAGTGCGCCCGATAATGAAGCTAAAATTTCCCTGCTGATAGACGCATCACGTGATGTCAATCAGGATCATCCGGAGGAGGCGCTGAGTTTTGCGACAGAAGCACTTACGCTGGCACAGAAACTTCGCTCTAAGGAAGGAGTAGTCCTCGCGTACAGCAATATTGGATTGGTGTACATGAACCAGGACAAATACACACTTGCCCGCGACAATCTGGAAAAAGCCATTGACCTCAAATCAAAGCTTGTCAAGGAAAAACCCTCCTGGAAAGCCAGCATGGCGAAAGACTATCGGTTGATTGGTATTTGCTATGAAAAACAAAACCAATTGGAAAAGGCCCTTGACAACCTTCAAAAAGGCGTAAGTCTGGCATTGGAGGCAAAAGAAATGGAAGAAATTGCCATGGGCTATAATAGCATCGGAGAAGTGAATATTGCCATGGAAAATTATCAGGGTGCGCTCATGGCTTTCAACCGAAGTCTGCCTATCGCCCGGCAAACCAACAACCGCAAGATGGTCAATATCATCGAAAAAAATCAGGCGACCAGCTATACTCTTCTCCGCAATTATATGGAAAAACAGGCCGTCAAACTGGAGTTGGAGGAGTTTGAGGAAGAAATTGAAACCATTAAGGACAGTCTGGAAAAAGAGCAGGAAGCTACTCAGTTGGTCGTAAGTGAAAAACAGCTTCTGGAAATGAAAAATGCCCAGACGGAAGCCGAACTGAAAGCAGCCGGGTCAGAAATCGAAGCAAGGGACGCCGCACTGGAAGCAAAAAAAGCAGCCGAACAAAATTATCTCATTGGGGCCATCGGGGGGGTAGTGGTTTTTTTAATGATTATCATCGGTCTGATCAGCCGCAGCAGGGCCAAATCACGCCATGCCCGTGAAATAAAAGCAGAAAAAGAGAAAGCAGATAATCTTCTGCTCAATATTCTCCCTGAAAAAGTAGCCAAAGAACTCCTTACCACGGGGAAAGTCGTTCCGGTAAATCACGATCAGGTGACCATCTTATTTACCGATTTCAAAAATTTCACCTCCATCGCTTCGAAAATGACGCCTGAAGAACTCGTAAAAGAGCTGGAAACGGCCTTCAGCGCTTTCGACGAAATTATCGAAAAACACAAACTCTATAAAATCAAAACCATCGGCGATGCCTATATGGCAGCGGGAAACTTAACCACTTCTGACCCTGATCACGCCCTCAACGCCGTAAAAGCGGGGCTGGAAATGCAGGAGTTTATGGATCGCTGGATAGGGCGCAAAAAGAGAAGAGGGGAAGACGTATGGGAACTTCGGGTGGGTATCCATACCGGGCAGGTCATTGCAGGTGTGATCGGGCAGCAACGTTTTGCCTATGATATCTGGGGCGATGCAGTCAATACCGCCAGCAGAATGGAAACCAGTGGAGAAGCAGGCAAGGTGAATATATCCGCAGAAACTTATTCGCGGATAAAAGCATTTGGAGAGTTTGAGGAAAAAAGGACAGAAATCGTCAAAAATAAAGGCGTGGTAGATATGTACTTTGTCAAAGACATCATTTCCAAAACGCCCAAACAACCTCTGCCCGCCGAAGTTACGCCCAAAGTCAAAAAGCGGTGGTTTTGA